From one Solanum stenotomum isolate F172 chromosome 12, ASM1918654v1, whole genome shotgun sequence genomic stretch:
- the LOC125847256 gene encoding uncharacterized protein LOC125847256, whose amino-acid sequence MGLVLGLPRTKRGRDSIFVVVDRFSKIAHFIPCHKCDDAPNVASLFVEHVVKLRGIPQTIDFGFYASYHSAWKVASWEEHLPLVEFAYNRVIQKIIVLERLNDNAYKVSLPLEYQVHNTFNVCDLSPFPTAADDDPSNLRTNSFQEGENDVKQFTSRPFTRSQTQDLQRMQGMLMKMEVLEMVLMTRKEFHALKIVEEVSFGAQGPLGALPNGLGDGSSPPNVTGRD is encoded by the exons ATGGGCTTAGTTTTGGGATTGCCAAGGACTAAAAGAGGTAGAGATAGcatctttgttgttgttgatcgaTTTTCAAAGATTGCTCATTTCATTCCATGTCATAAATGTGATGATGCTCCCAATGTAGCATCTTTGTTTGTTGAGCATGTTGTTAAATTGCGTGGAATTCCTCAAACCATT GACTTTGGGTTCTATGCTTCGTACCATAGTGCATGGAAAGTTGCCTCGTGGGAGGAACATTTGCCTTTAGTTGAATTTGCTTATAATCGtgttattcaaaaaattattg TGTTGGAGCGACTCAATGACAACGCCTACAAGGTTTCCCTTCCTCTGGAATACCAAGTGCACAACACTTTCAATGTGTGTGACCTGTCACCTTTTCCAACTGCGGCTGACGATGATCCGTcgaatttgaggacaaattcttttcaagaaggAGAGAATGATGTAAAACAATTTACATCAAGGCCATTTACTAGAAGCCAAACTCAAGACCTTCAAAGGATGCAAGGGATGCTCATGAAGATGGAAGTGCTCGAGATGGTGTTGATGACAAGGAAGGAGTTTCATGCCTTGaaaattgttgaagaagttTCTTTCGGCGCGCAGGGTCCACTTGGCGCATTGCCCAATGGCTTAGGCGATGGCTCCAGTCCGCCTAATGTTACAGGACGTGACTAG